A part of Silurus meridionalis isolate SWU-2019-XX chromosome 18, ASM1480568v1, whole genome shotgun sequence genomic DNA contains:
- the LOC124401684 gene encoding uncharacterized protein LOC124401684: MLLGFSLLLVMLPVTKGCNLNNNKKIFNISAHVGDTVLLPCSCTDPQSQSQKVTWKKNHKLNSNWVYVPTLEIRFQLSNVQNGNLSLLISHLTAEDDGLYRCSTSQDLFTDINLSVKGEPVSAEPSIFMILIPVVLLLLSLGGVILWRYRARKQLTPNCKELAGQKNEEEAQRKKQEMQDDVMYTTVVYTTQIPKLVSTKEST, from the exons ATGTTGCTGGGGTTTTCTCTTCTTCTCGTCATGCTTCCTGTCACTAAAG GCTGCAacctaaacaacaacaaaaaaatatttaacatcagTGCACATGTAGGTGATACAGTACTGCTGCCCTGCTCTTGCACTGACCCCCAGTCCCAATCTCAAAAAgtaacctggaaaaaaaatcacaagctCAATAGTAATTGGGTTTATGTACCAACTTTGGAAATTAGATTTCAACTCAGCAATGTTCAGAATGGAAATCTCTCTTTACTCATATCACACCTAACTGCTGAGGATGATGGATTGTACAGGTGTTCAACTAGTCAGGATTTGTTCACAGACATCAACCTCAGTGTTAAag GCGAGCCTGTTTCTGCAGAGCCATCGATCTTCATGATCCTCATTCCCGTTGTGCTGCTTTTGCTTAGCCTCGGAGGAGTCATTTTGTGGCGCTACAGAG caAGAAAACAACTGACACCAAACTGTAAAGAACTGGCAGGTCAGAAGAATGAGGAGGAGGCACAGAGGAAAAAGCAGGAGATGCAG GATGATGTCATGTACACCACTGTGGTCTACACGACTCAAATACCCAAATTAGTCAGCACTAAGGAAAGCACATGA